A genomic region of Tamandua tetradactyla isolate mTamTet1 chromosome 2, mTamTet1.pri, whole genome shotgun sequence contains the following coding sequences:
- the LOC143660771 gene encoding cyclin-dependent kinase inhibitor 2A-like, protein MEPLADRLATAAALGRVKEVQALLEAGAQPNAPNRYGRCPIQVMMMGSVRVAELLLLHGAEPNCADPVTLSRPVHDAAREGFLETLVALHRAGARLNVSDAMGRLPVDLAEERGHGHVVGYLRRVAMGTPKAT, encoded by the exons ATGGAGCCCTTAGCAGATCGGCTGGCCACTGCAGCAGCGCTGGGCCGAGTCAAGGAGGTGCAGGCGCTGCTCGAGGCGGGGGCGCAGCCCAATGCACCGAACCGTTATGGTCGCTGTCCGATTCAA GTCATGATGATGGGCAGCGTCCGCGTGGccgagctgctgctgctgcacgGCGCCGAGCCCAACTGCGCCGACCCCGTCACCCTCAGCCGACCGGTGCACGACGCcgccagggaaggcttcctggagactCTGGTGGCTCTGCACAGGGCGGGGGCGAGGCTGAATGTGAGCGACGCGATGGGTCGCCTGCCCGTGGACCTGGCTGAGGAGCGGGGCCACGGCCACGTCGTAGGATACCTACGACGCGTGGCCATGGGAACACCAAAGGCCACCTAA